From the Moorena sp. SIOASIH genome, the window CAGGTTGGTATCAATTCAGGAAATGGTTAGAGCATTTTGGAACTAAATTTGGCAGGGTTACTGTTGCAGTAAATCCTGCCTATACAAGCCAGAATTGCTCTGAATGCGGCGAGGTAGTGAAGAAGTCACTATCAACCAGAACTCATATCTGTAAATGTGGTTGTAGGTTAGATCGCGACCACAACGCCGCAGTCAACATTCTTAATAGAGCCTTGGGTACGGTGGGGCACACCGGAACCTGGATCATTGATCCGAACGCTTTAGGAGATTTGGCCTCTACTGTTCTTGATTCCGGTCAGGTTCAGCAAGTCGAGTCAACGAGTGAAGAATCCCCGTCTCGCGATTAGCGGGGAGTGTCAATTGGGGTTGACCTATCCCCCGCTTATCTACGCAAAGCCAACCAACTATTTTCAAAAAACCCTGAAGAATTGCCTCAACTCGTGCAGGCCAATGCCGAAAAGTTACCTTACCCAGATAATTTTTTTCACGGCATAAGCAGTGTATTTCTATTCCATGAATTACCACCAGCAGCTCGTCAGCGAGTAATTGAAGAATGTTTCCGAGTCACTAAACCAGGGGGGGTATTGACCATCTGTGATTCGATGCAACTATTGGATTCTCCTGAGTTTGAGGTATCGATGGAGAATTTTATGGCTATTTATCACGAGCCTTATTACAGAAATTACATTATAGATAACTTAGTCGAACGTCTCGAAAAAGCTGGCTTTGAACAGGTTGAAACTAAAAATCACTTTGTTAGTAAATATTGGATTGCGCGCAAGCCGGAAATTCTATCTGATTGTTGAACGGGCACTTATGCTTAGAGATTAGTAAAAATAGCTGCTTCGGGATGCTTATGACCCAGACTATACTCCAGAAGTGGGGGAACTTTTCGGAGTTGCTTGCCCTTTGTAGGGTCTAAAAAAACCAGAAGACTTGCCTGATCACCACCATCGACAGCTGTTAAAAAATTTAATGTACTCGGCTGGGTTCCGGTGTCATCCTAGAGAGTGGTGGCATTTTTGCCTCGGAGACCAAATGTGGGCTTGGCTACGCAATCAAGAGAATGCAACCAATTCTGCTCCCGACAGTCGTCAACCACTTCGAACCTGGTATTCTAGCTTAGGGAATCGGAGACCGTAGTCCAATCACCTTTGAACTGGTGTGGCCGTACGAAGCGTTTGTGGCAGTGTTTGTTGTATGTTACCGATGGTTTCAAGGTGTATCCCAACTACATCCCGGATGGAGACCAGATATCGTGAACAAGTTGTATATGACCCGAGTCTAGGGTGATTGCACTCGATTGAGGCACTATCTGGCTCGGCTACATCCCAAGACTTTGTGTTACTCGAAGTCAGTAGAAATGCTGAAGCATTCGATAGGACTGTTAGTGGATTACCTGAAGTTAGCCGGAGGTGCCGGTGCCACCGAGGCAAATACCTGTCTATCCCTGATTCATCCCGTAATTCAGTAACGCCTTGGAGTTTAGTCATTTCTATGTTGAATTGGAGAAGCAAACATGCTCAATCTGCATAAGAAGTACGAAGTTC encodes:
- a CDS encoding methyltransferase domain-containing protein; this translates as MSIGVDLSPAYLRKANQLFSKNPEELPQLVQANAEKLPYPDNFFHGISSVFLFHELPPAARQRVIEECFRVTKPGGVLTICDSMQLLDSPEFEVSMENFMAIYHEPYYRNYIIDNLVERLEKAGFEQVETKNHFVSKYWIARKPEILSDC
- a CDS encoding M15 family metallopeptidase, whose translation is MPDHHHRQLLKNLMYSAGFRCHPREWWHFCLGDQMWAWLRNQENATNSAPDSRQPLRTWYSSLGNRRP